In Acidisarcina polymorpha, the DNA window TGTGGCTAGAGCTTGTTCCGCCCCCATCCGACAGCAGATGACAAGATCATCGGCGTAGTTCACGATATACGCTTCCCAACGCGCCTCATGCCCAAGTTCCTTCCACCCGAGCACAAACCGGCGCATATACAGATTGCTGAGCAACGGGCTGATCGGAGCTCCTTGTGGAGTGCCCCGACCTTCGTCCCGATTGCGCAGGCTCCGACGTTTATTCCCGCGTTCATCGGTTTCCTCAACCGGAGCTTCCAGCCACATCTTGATCAGATGCAACATCGCTCCGTCGACGATCCTTCGAGCGACCGACCTCATAAGATCGGCATGTGGAATGCTATCGAAGTAGCTGCTGAGATCCGCATCTACAATCCTTCTATGGCCAGTGTTGATCAGCTTGTGGACATGCCGCACTGCGTCCAATGCGCTGCGGTCTGCCCGATAGGCATACTGCTCAGGTTGCAAGTCGGCCTCGAAGATTGGATCGAGCACCAACATTGCCGCCGTCTGCACAACCCGATCCCAGATTGTTGGTATCCCTAACGGCCTCTGCTTCCCATCCGGCTTGGGTAGGTATACCCGCCGCACAGGCTGCGGTTGATACGTTCGACTTTTCAGTTCTTGCGCCAGTTCGTCTAACCTCCGCTCCACACCGTACTGCTCGATGTCCTCAAATGTCTGATTGTCCACTCCCGCTGCCCCGCCATTGGCTTTGCAGCGTTTGTAGGCATACACCAGAACATCCGCGCGGTACACCTTGTCGTACAACGCGTGGAAACGAAAGTAGGGCGATTCCTTCGCTTTTGCGTGTAACGCCATCTGCAACTTCTGAACGCTTATCAGGGTTGTTAGGTTCATCACCAATCCCGTTGTCCCTCGTCGTTTATTACGTTCGCCTTCAACTGAGGCCTCTTCCCTCCACCGGCATTACCCGGCTTCATCGGTACTACAGGCCTCTCCGCCACCCCAAACGGCCCGGCCTGTCTCTCGCGAGCTGCCAGTTGATCCAACCACAATCACCGCTGGGGCTTCCCGTGTTGCCTTCAGTCCCCTTTGCTTACATGCCGTCGCCACTACCCCGGCAGGTTGAAGGAAGCTGTTCGCTCATACTCTTCCCCCTCATCGGCCTTCCCCAAGTCCGCGGCGGGTCGGCTCCTGCATCATGGATTTCGAGGCTTGCTCAGCGTTCACTCACGTTACGGCCTGCACGCTTGCAGAGTCGCCTTTACGACCCTCTTCCACCGGAGGCTTCAGCAGCTTCGTTACCTCTGCCGCTGCTCCGATTGCTACCGGGCGGAACGAACCAGCTCCCGGGCGGGACTTGCACCCACTGTGGACTAAACGCCTTTCACGGCGCACGCGGACCATTCCATTTTTGAAAGGATGATCACACGCTTACTACGAACCTGCCGAACCAACGCTCCAGAATCATCCATCCGATCATCCTCAACACAGAGCAGAGGCCCCGCCAGATGGGAACATCACACGCTTACTGCAGAAACTCGGACCTCATCTGTGCAGAGTGAGCTAGGGTATGGCCAAATTGTGAACGCTTCGCCATCACACTTTGTCACAGAACCTGAAGCTACGGACTACACGCGTACCGACAAATTGTCTCGTCATAGAGTTCGGTAATCTTTGCAGTCACGCCATCTCCTACCCGAATGGTGTGAAACGAATCAACGCTGCTACTTCTGCCCGATGCAGAAGTAGCAGCGTCGATTGAAGATACAGCCCGCTGAATGAAAAAAGCCAGTAGTCTATTTGTTACGGACCGTGATCCACGAAGCGAGCTCCTCGTCGGTTGCCGCCTCCACACAACCATTGAAGGGAACCCTAACGCTTAGGGGAACGTAGAAGGGCCTCCGGTAGGTCGCCTCGAAAGAGGTCTTGGGTGCACTCGTCGCCGGGGGCGCATTGCTGGGCAAGAATCCATCGAAGTATAGGAAATACTCTCCGTTTGGCTCCTCGACAACGGAAGGAACTCCGGGAGCGAACACCTGCGTTCCGACATAGTTAGGCCACGCTTCCTTGTCGGACTGGAGAAGGTAGCGCACCTCGGGGTGTCCTGGCTTGCCCCATACGCCATCGGTATCCGGCTGCAGGATACGGCGGTACATCTCGCCCTCTTTCGGCAGCAGCGTGTCGGAATAAGCGATTCCAGTCTTGTAATCAAGCTGCTGATAGTCGCCAGTTGAGTAAGCCATCACATACTTACCAGCAATCTTCGTGATGTTACCTGTCTCAATCAGCTTGAAGTCAGCATTGGGGCCGCCCTCTGCCCAATTGATGTGGAAGTACTCGGAGTTGAACCCTCCATCGGTAGTGCTGGGCGCAAGCAGCCAAACGGGACTGGTGGAATCTAGATCGGTAGGCGATGTCAGCGCTTGCGCGACGATTCCGTCGTGAACGGTGCCGACCTCGCGCTTGCTGTAGATGAGGTAAAGCTTCCTGTCGTCCTCGAAATACTTGCCGTCATAATTGGCTTTGGCGGGTTCCTCCACTGAGCCTATGAGGATCTTATCGACGATCCATGACGTCGGCGTGGTGATAGTATCTTCAGTTTCCGGATGCGCATGCGCTATTACTGTCCATGAGCCTACCAAGCTGGTCTTGGGGGCAGACGTCTTGCGCAAATAAAGCGTCACTGCCATGTTCCAGTGGCCGTCATCTGTCTGATAGATGTTTCGATTGATTTTGTCGAAGAATTCATTGTTCGCGTCCTTGGCCTTGGCCTCAAGACCGTCCGCGATCTTCACAGTGACTGGCGAGGTCTCGAAGCAGCCCGGCTTAATCGGACGTTCGCAAGTCATCAACTCCTCTGTAGTCCCAGAGAAGTACTGAGGAAGAAAGGGTGCTGTCCAAGGGGCCACATGAACCGGATAAGGATCGCCGAAATACCCGAGATGCTCTTTTTCGTCGACCTGTGTCATGGGGTGAAGAGGAATTGGGTCAGCAGTCAAATTCTGCGTTCCTGAAGACTGAGCATATACCGTTGAAAGGAATGAACAGGGCGCTGCGAGAACTAAAAGCGAGGCACGACAAGCAGTCTTCAACGCGGTGCGAAGGAGTTTCAAACGATGGGGGGTAATCATGGGTCCTCCGAATTTCTGATTTTGGAGTGGAGCTAACTAATGTTCAACCTTTGATCACAAGCTAAATCACTCTTTTTGTTTCAGATGCCGCACTTAGAGAGCGAAACGACGGAAGCGATTGACTTGGCCTTTTTAACAGTGAAATTGGCAGATTCTGTTTGTGGCCCGTGACACTTACAGGGGGAGCCCCGAATTTGTTCTCATCGGCTTTCGGACATCAGCATTTAAGGGAGCAACGCTCATGTGATTACAGCGACGGTCGGAGCACCTCTCAAGATCCATTGGGTGAAATCTCTTGCGCGCTGAACGGTCGTTCTCAAGAGTGGGAGTCACGGCCTTTGAAGTCTAGATGGCAAGTGCCGATTGTCCACCTAATTTTGTTGGAACGAGAGAACGCCGTTGCCTGCCGTGACTACAACTTTACCGGACGATGAGACATCGAGAGCGTGTCCTTGACGCTGATCTAGAACTCGCGCGTGCCCGAGAATCTCGCCAGTATGCGGGTCTAATTTTAATAGCCAGCCCGGAGCCCCAGGCGCCTCACCCATCGGACTGACGCTTGTCCAGAGCACACCTTGAACCAGCTTGAGTGCGTAGCAACGTCCGAGCCCATCGATCTCTCCCATGAACTTCCCATTCAAATCGAACTTTTCGATTCGCCCGTTCTCGCGGTCCGCAACATACACAATGCCATCCGGGCCGATCTGAATCCCATGTGGGAGCTCGAACTCACCGGTCCCTTTACCGGGGTGTCCCCATTCCTTTAGCTCTTTACCCCCCGCGGTGTATTCAAGGATTCGGGCGTTTGCGTAACCATCCGTGATGTAAAGATTTCCGTTTGGAGCGAACGCAACGTCTGTGATTCCGCGGAAAGAACTGCCATCAATCGGTACCGGACTGACCTCGATTGTTAGGAGTTTTCGACCCGTCGAGTCGTACTTGATCACCTTCGACGCTTGGGCATCGACCGCCCACACATTTCCACGAGAATCGAGGCGGAGACTGTGAGGTAGAGCGAAGTCACCTCGTCCCCACGACCGTATGAGCTTACCCTGTTTGTCGAACACAAGGATGGGATCGGCTTTGTCTCCTCGCTGTATGACATAGATATCTTCACTTCTGCCGATCGCGACCCCGGCCACAGCCCCAAGTTCCCAATCGGAGAATGACGAATAAAGTGACAGCCTCGTCTCTATAAACGGAAGAGGCGGTGATGCCTCGATCCGACGAGCGAGCTCAGAGTCTGAATTCTCCGGGAGTTGGGCCATGATCGAGGGGGCAAAGCAGAAGCTTGCTAAGAACAGTAAAGACATAAGACGTTTGCTGTTTGATTGCATTCCGTTATTTACCCTGCGTCTCTCGCAGAGACGGCCTCACCTTTCTTCGCGTGGACCTGCAGCGCTACGACGCGAAGAGACGCGGTTACGCTGGATTGGCACTCTTCGCCATCCGTACGATCGTGATCGTCTTCTCCGCTCCGATCGGCACCGTGATTGTCCCACGCTTGCGATAGCCTTTGAGGGTGTAAAGGGGGACGCCGGCAAGCGTGCTCCCCATCTCAAAGCCAGTAAAGTTGGCATCCTGAGCGGCTTTTTCTGATCGCGCGAGGATCGCCGAGCCAAGTCCCTGACGCGAATAGGCGGGGTGGACGAAAATGGCGCGGATCTTCGCGGCATCGTGAGATGGATCAAGAAGTTCGGGCGCGATGGCCTGTATCTGACGGTCGCCGCCGTACAACGTCCTACGCTTGCTCCAGCCGCCGCAGCCAGCCAATATGCCTTCCTCACTTAGAGCGACAGAGTAGGTACCGTCAAGGATCAATTGCGTGTCGATGGTGAAGATCGTGGCGAGAGCAAGCTCTCGCTCTTCGGGCGTGTGCTCGATTTGAAGCTCGCGAACCGAGGCCGCGATGAGTTCGCTGAGGACGGGAATGTCTTCAGAGGTCGCTGCGCGGAAGTGGAAGTACACGGCTATATCCCTGAATAAGAGATCAGAATGATTTTCTTCAATGTGGACCTGTCTGCTGGCAGATGGAAGACGGGCGGAGTCATTTCATTAATGGTGAAGCGACGGTGTCGTCTTTGCAAGTGTTCAAGCAACTCGTTGAACAGCTTGGCTGGATCTGTGAGTTATTTGGCACTTTATATTCGCGCGCCCAGCGGTTGAAGGCAAACCGATATAGTGATGATCCTCCGGAACGCCGGATCTCATGTTGGATCCGCCTCTGCGTCGGCCGTTCAGTTATCAGATGGCTGCTTTGATCGAACCTCTCCGCCAGCTTCGTTCACGATCCCAACCGTAACTGGCACCGGGTACAGATTGCGAGGTGCTTCATTCGATTGGTGGCCAACAAACTTTGGATATCAACTGCAAACTTCCTTATATCGGCTTCCGAATAGCAAGTGAAGTCTGCTTGCTCGAAGGGAGGTTGGATTGATTGAAAGCTAAGTAGGTCATACTTGCGTTTGCGGACCATGTCATCGAAGTGGATGCGTCTAGCCGGCGCGTCTTTCCATAAACTGTCATCGGTGGCCCATATATCTTCAAGTAAGCTACTGGCATTAAGCGCCAAATATCGAATAGCTTCTTCGCGTCCATAGAATGCCCTTCCTTGATCTGCAAATGATGAAGCCGCCAACTGCGCTAATCCAAGAATCTCCTCTCTGTTATGGAGGTCTGCATAATGACGGAATGCCTCGATCTCGATTTCAGCCACCGATGCAAATTCCGATTCTCGATCTGCAAAGTTTGCCACCTCCGAGGTTAGCGGTGGCATCTCGATTTGGGTGCCTGGAACGGCGCCCCAGGCTGTGTGTTCAAACGTGAATATGCTTGGATCGAATATGTCGAGGAGTGAGTTTTTCCTATCGTCAGCACCGCGAAACTCATTCAGTGTTTCGAGAAACCAGGACAGTTGGGACTTGTTGAATCTAAGAGCTGACGCAGTGACAGATTCTTCACGGTACGCGTCGAAACTCTCCATCAGTGTGCTAGGAACGATGTAGTCACTCAGCTGTCGAATCAAGTGTTCCAAGTCTCTGTCCTGCGGCCTCATAACGTCCTCCCCTCAGACCATGGCTCTCCCACGAGTGCAAAGCCGGATCGATCGCATCGGCCTAAACAGCGTGTCCGTGCCCAATCAGCGCAGCCATCTTTTCAACCTGGTCATTTTCAAACGACCCGTCTTTGCGTCTATTGTTCCCCCCGCTAGAAACTCCGCTCATTGGCTGCATGAAAGAAGTCATGCTCGGAGTCGACTGAGAAACTAGGCAACTCTCACCCGTGGCGACCTGTTGCTTTCGCTCATCGATTGTAGGTAAACTTGAACGGCCGAGGGAGACGTTAAATTAGCGTTGGCCGGATATGTTTCGACATAGTCCGCCACTGTCGCAGAGAAGTGGCGAAGCGATAGTCGAGTAAGCATGACCGGAAAGGCTTGACCAGCTACTGAAGAAGCGCAAATCCTAGAGGTGGACTTGAATAATAGATGTTGCTGATCGAATCTGAGCTGCGAGATCCGGATGAGACTCAGTGTGCGGCCGAACGGCAGTCGTGGGTCGACGAAGATACAAAGTCCTATTCGACAACATGCCTATCCGATAAGACCATCTATGAGTGACGTCGGGATTTGTCCCCGCGTCGGAACGAAGTGCTCCATTTGAGAAGTCCCATTGTTTATAGGCGATCTTGCCGTCCTTATTAGGCTTCGCGTGCTGTCCACAATGGGCGCGGACGTCCCTACTGGCTCCGATGCAGCATCCCGATATCAATCAGGACTGTGGCGCCGATTTTAGGGACTGCCGAGCAATGGATTGTGCCACACATTCCTTTATCATGCGGAAAGAACATCCGCGGGCGGGCGTGCCATATGTGAAGGAGATCATTATGCCAGAACCAGTTCCTCTAATTCGGGAGAGACCCGCATCAGCTGTCAGTCAGGAAATAACTCTACCCATTTCTTTCAGGGCTCTGGCGATTGAGCAAGCCGGTGAAGCCGTCAGTATGCAGCGAAAGAGCATTATGGCATTGCATGAGGACGACGTACTTATCCGCATCGATTATGCGTCGATCAACAAGATGGATCCGGGCCTCGCCCGCGTCAACGTCTTCAACTTTCCTCTTCCTTACGTATTAGGTTTTGACTTCAGTGGCGAGGTCGTGGGACTCGGAGCGCAGTGCCAGGAAGCATTCAAGGTGGGTGACGAAGTTCTTGGCCGGTCCCTTACTGGCTCGTGCTTTGCGGAATATGTTGTTGCTAAGAGAGAGAACATCGTTCACAGAGGTGCCGTACCTGCGCCGGAAGCGAGCACGTATGGCGTCGCCTACCTGACCGCGTACGAGTCCCTTGTGATGACCGGAGGCATTGAGCAACATCGTGGCAAGTGGATCTACGTTGCCGGAGCTGCGGGCGGGGTCGGCCACTTTGCGGCGCAGATCGCCAAGCTTTATGGACTAAAGGTCGTCGGTAGCGCCGGGAAGGCTGCCTCCCTGAATTTGCTCAAGGAGCTAGAACTGGATCACGTGATTGATTACTCAAAGCAGGATGTTGTCCAAGAGGTGATGAATCTTACTGGAGGCAAGGGGGCGGATCTTGTTTACGACTCTACCTACACGCAATCGTCCTATGCTCAATCTGCTGTTGTTGTCGCCCGTGGTGGCGAGTACATCCGGCTTGGTACCGAGGCCCAGGTGGCCCGCGCCGGTGCTAACGACGTGCAGTCGGTAGTGGAGGGTCGCGGTGCTAGGATGGTCATTTCCGACCTCGGGAGGTACGCTCGAGACCCTCTGTACCAAGCACAAACGGCAAAGCTTACCGATGGACTGAAGCAGGCAGTGTCGTGGTACGAAAGCGGACATCTGAAGCCTGCAATTACCGCAACGGTACCGTTTGACGCGGCCGCACT includes these proteins:
- a CDS encoding GNAT family N-acetyltransferase codes for the protein MYFHFRAATSEDIPVLSELIAASVRELQIEHTPEERELALATIFTIDTQLILDGTYSVALSEEGILAGCGGWSKRRTLYGGDRQIQAIAPELLDPSHDAAKIRAIFVHPAYSRQGLGSAILARSEKAAQDANFTGFEMGSTLAGVPLYTLKGYRKRGTITVPIGAEKTITIVRMAKSANPA
- the ltrA gene encoding group II intron reverse transcriptase/maturase, which produces MNLTTLISVQKLQMALHAKAKESPYFRFHALYDKVYRADVLVYAYKRCKANGGAAGVDNQTFEDIEQYGVERRLDELAQELKSRTYQPQPVRRVYLPKPDGKQRPLGIPTIWDRVVQTAAMLVLDPIFEADLQPEQYAYRADRSALDAVRHVHKLINTGHRRIVDADLSSYFDSIPHADLMRSVARRIVDGAMLHLIKMWLEAPVEETDERGNKRRSLRNRDEGRGTPQGAPISPLLSNLYMRRFVLGWKELGHEARWEAYIVNYADDLVICCRMGAEQALATMRKMMSKLKLTVNDSKTRVCSVPEEKFDFLGYTFGQCYSPKTGRAYLGTVPARKRVQRICREIREMTGRSTTSLDPATIVTKLNRTMCGWANYFCLGPVSTAYRAVDGYATMRLRLWLRTKHKASGRANGMFPDTYLHGALGLVRLDKRTRNFPWAKA
- a CDS encoding quinone oxidoreductase family protein — its product is MQRKSIMALHEDDVLIRIDYASINKMDPGLARVNVFNFPLPYVLGFDFSGEVVGLGAQCQEAFKVGDEVLGRSLTGSCFAEYVVAKRENIVHRGAVPAPEASTYGVAYLTAYESLVMTGGIEQHRGKWIYVAGAAGGVGHFAAQIAKLYGLKVVGSAGKAASLNLLKELELDHVIDYSKQDVVQEVMNLTGGKGADLVYDSTYTQSSYAQSAVVVARGGEYIRLGTEAQVARAGANDVQSVVEGRGARMVISDLGRYARDPLYQAQTAKLTDGLKQAVSWYESGHLKPAITATVPFDAAALQQAFGDFLKGTNNVGKVVVRCA
- a CDS encoding 6-bladed beta-propeller, yielding MSLLFLASFCFAPSIMAQLPENSDSELARRIEASPPLPFIETRLSLYSSFSDWELGAVAGVAIGRSEDIYVIQRGDKADPILVFDKQGKLIRSWGRGDFALPHSLRLDSRGNVWAVDAQASKVIKYDSTGRKLLTIEVSPVPIDGSSFRGITDVAFAPNGNLYITDGYANARILEYTAGGKELKEWGHPGKGTGEFELPHGIQIGPDGIVYVADRENGRIEKFDLNGKFMGEIDGLGRCYALKLVQGVLWTSVSPMGEAPGAPGWLLKLDPHTGEILGHARVLDQRQGHALDVSSSGKVVVTAGNGVLSFQQN